Proteins co-encoded in one Flavobacterium fluviale genomic window:
- a CDS encoding RagB/SusD family nutrient uptake outer membrane protein yields the protein MKKIFLLLTAISFLSSCELDREPFDSYTQDKIQEDKEASIEVLLNGCYAQLKGWSDVMHRVGEYPGDNIMIRGTSTDAFYSFISYQHVTNNGRLSVFWNNSYKIISQSSDLIKIIKEGESEAVDQQLGEAYYLRGMIYFYLCKTYGRPYAQSPENNLGVPIVNGLPADLNNLTLPDRSTVKDTYAQAINDLKKAEALMNADKTAAYATKEAAQAMLSRIYLYMSGTYETPNQEYATLSIEYSNKVISSGRYSLLSRASFMKYNTYAPDAPEQTETIFAVKQVASEFSGYDHYYGIGGMYANIQGQGWGEMYASAKYLDLLRKAGGKNDARWAFIDPQYATDAAGNKTEAFRFIYDVYNAGGTQTGYNYMQQPLKRNPDGSFFITIGSTNYNLTTVNAAENQYSIVYEGKTYTGEKDYMMLLNRVYPMYYITKCSLQDNDSHLHSPIISRLAEMYLNLAEAYTKKGDYTNALTNLNIVRERAIAGGGYTSLNSTNAVQRIDEERQLELAFEAHRGYDVYRNGQTMTRRYPGPHLPMNDVPASSLRVVQYIPQSEINAYPGTLTQNP from the coding sequence ATGAAAAAGATATTTCTATTACTTACAGCAATTAGTTTCCTGTCTTCATGTGAGTTAGACAGAGAACCATTTGATTCCTATACACAAGACAAAATTCAGGAAGATAAAGAAGCTTCTATTGAAGTTTTATTAAACGGATGTTATGCACAGCTTAAAGGCTGGTCTGATGTTATGCATAGAGTCGGCGAATATCCAGGCGACAATATTATGATTAGAGGAACTTCTACTGATGCTTTTTATTCTTTTATTTCCTATCAGCATGTTACCAATAACGGTCGTTTATCTGTTTTTTGGAATAATAGTTATAAAATTATTTCGCAGTCTAGCGATTTAATAAAAATTATTAAAGAAGGTGAAAGCGAGGCTGTAGACCAGCAATTAGGAGAAGCTTATTACTTAAGAGGTATGATTTATTTCTACTTATGCAAAACATACGGACGACCTTATGCACAATCTCCTGAAAATAATTTAGGGGTTCCCATTGTAAATGGCCTTCCTGCAGATTTAAACAACCTGACATTACCAGATCGCTCTACTGTAAAAGACACTTATGCGCAGGCCATAAACGATTTGAAAAAAGCAGAAGCTTTAATGAATGCAGATAAAACAGCTGCTTATGCCACAAAAGAAGCCGCACAAGCAATGCTTTCGAGAATCTACTTATATATGAGCGGTACTTATGAAACGCCAAATCAAGAGTATGCAACATTATCTATCGAATATTCAAACAAAGTAATTTCAAGCGGCCGTTACAGTTTGTTAAGCCGTGCAAGTTTTATGAAATATAATACTTATGCTCCTGATGCTCCTGAACAAACAGAAACCATTTTTGCAGTAAAGCAAGTTGCATCTGAGTTTTCTGGCTACGATCATTATTACGGAATTGGAGGTATGTATGCCAATATTCAAGGTCAAGGCTGGGGAGAAATGTATGCCAGTGCCAAATATTTAGATTTGCTTAGAAAAGCGGGAGGAAAAAACGATGCACGCTGGGCGTTTATTGATCCGCAATATGCAACAGACGCTGCAGGAAACAAAACAGAAGCTTTCCGTTTTATATACGATGTCTACAATGCTGGTGGAACTCAAACTGGATATAACTATATGCAGCAGCCTTTAAAACGCAATCCTGATGGTTCGTTTTTTATTACTATCGGAAGTACAAATTATAATTTGACCACCGTAAACGCTGCAGAAAATCAATATTCAATTGTATACGAAGGAAAAACATATACTGGTGAAAAAGATTATATGATGCTTCTAAATCGTGTTTATCCAATGTATTATATCACAAAATGTTCACTTCAGGATAATGATTCCCACTTGCACTCTCCTATCATTTCAAGACTGGCCGAAATGTATTTGAATCTCGCTGAAGCTTACACCAAAAAAGGAGATTATACCAATGCATTGACAAATTTGAATATTGTTCGCGAAAGAGCGATTGCAGGAGGCGGCTACACTTCTTTAAACAGCACAAATGCTGTACAAAGAATTGATGAAGAACGTCAATTGGAACTTGCATTTGAAGCGCACCGCGGTTACGATGTTTACAGAAACGGGCAGACAATGACTCGTCGTTATCCTGGTCCCCATTTACCAATGAACGATGTTCCCGCTTCGAGTTTACGAGTGGTACAATATATTCCACAGTCAGAAATTAATGCTTATCCGGGAACGTTAACCCAAAATCCATAA
- a CDS encoding LysM peptidoglycan-binding domain-containing protein, giving the protein MKYYLTLLSFVFFISSNAFSQEKVVKYKVSSGETINQIAQKFKVTPFDIYQLNPDARTGLTPNSVLLIPTKTGEAKKEVSETKTPAASGKEVIHEVQPKETFYSIEKKYGISDEALKAANPFLEKTGVQIGQKLVIPAKGSAPKTAAKPAKEKGSEKYVYHDVQPKETKFGIAKQYNMTVEELEKRNPDIVASLPVGYRLTIKGKAPKTETTSVETAKPVESKKPAETSKKAVTYMEYQVKPKETFYSLGRVFHLTQEELVALNPSLSEGVKEGMVLKVPAGYIAPAPIVAAQVPVDSSSNKPVENTGGGIKIIDKVKSTENDNAEIVELSKKRGANERKKVVLLLPFNLAKVQSDTSGTANRIKNDKFLNMTLDFYSGAMMAIDSAKTLKLPIDVAIYDSQETKTTSNVPSLISKLQDADAVIGPFYQNNAESTANTLRLYNVPVISPLSKDSANPIDNLYQSIPSNDVIKNAVFDYMRSKNGNIVAVVDKKKESVINYIKQNQRGVAFASLTETGGIDVANLKSLLMPNRMNYVVMETGNTAMVKTTIKALIDSQKTCQVQLVILEPNSTLDTDEISFDNLVKLKLMYPSVTRESDEQGVLIYEKQYRLKNKANPTTYATRGFDVTFDTMMRLVQGKTFQETADLMTTQQVDNKFQYYRKEDGGHANKGVYILYYDSDLTLKVAN; this is encoded by the coding sequence ATGAAATATTATTTAACATTATTGTCTTTTGTATTCTTTATCTCTTCAAACGCTTTTTCTCAGGAAAAGGTAGTTAAGTATAAAGTTTCCAGTGGAGAAACCATTAATCAGATTGCACAGAAATTTAAGGTAACGCCTTTTGATATTTATCAATTAAATCCAGATGCAAGAACAGGTTTGACTCCTAATTCGGTATTGTTGATTCCGACGAAAACAGGTGAAGCCAAAAAAGAAGTTTCTGAAACAAAAACTCCTGCAGCTTCTGGAAAAGAAGTGATTCATGAAGTACAGCCAAAAGAAACTTTTTACAGCATTGAGAAGAAATATGGAATTTCGGACGAAGCTTTAAAAGCAGCGAATCCATTTTTAGAAAAAACTGGTGTTCAAATTGGACAAAAACTGGTAATTCCTGCTAAAGGATCTGCTCCAAAAACAGCAGCAAAACCTGCAAAAGAAAAAGGTTCTGAAAAATATGTATATCACGATGTGCAGCCAAAAGAAACTAAATTTGGTATTGCCAAACAGTATAATATGACTGTTGAAGAATTAGAAAAACGCAATCCGGATATTGTTGCCAGTCTGCCGGTTGGTTACAGATTGACAATTAAAGGAAAAGCTCCGAAAACTGAAACTACTTCGGTAGAGACAGCAAAACCTGTAGAAAGTAAAAAACCTGCTGAGACTTCTAAAAAAGCAGTGACTTATATGGAATATCAGGTAAAGCCAAAAGAAACATTTTATAGTTTAGGAAGAGTTTTTCATTTAACTCAAGAAGAATTAGTGGCATTAAATCCTTCGCTTTCTGAAGGTGTAAAAGAAGGAATGGTTCTGAAAGTTCCTGCAGGATACATTGCACCAGCTCCAATTGTGGCAGCGCAGGTTCCTGTTGATTCTTCAAGTAACAAACCAGTTGAAAATACTGGCGGAGGTATTAAGATTATTGATAAAGTAAAATCTACAGAAAATGATAATGCAGAAATTGTAGAGTTAAGTAAAAAAAGAGGTGCTAATGAACGTAAAAAAGTAGTTCTTTTACTTCCTTTCAATTTAGCGAAAGTACAAAGTGATACTTCTGGAACTGCGAACAGAATTAAAAACGATAAGTTCTTAAACATGACTTTAGATTTTTATTCTGGAGCTATGATGGCAATTGACTCTGCAAAAACATTGAAACTGCCAATTGATGTTGCTATTTATGATTCGCAGGAAACTAAAACGACTTCTAATGTTCCTAGTTTAATTAGTAAACTTCAAGATGCTGATGCGGTTATTGGGCCATTTTACCAAAATAATGCTGAATCAACTGCTAATACACTTCGCTTGTATAATGTTCCTGTTATTTCTCCATTATCAAAAGACAGCGCAAACCCGATTGATAATTTGTATCAGTCTATACCGTCAAATGATGTAATTAAAAATGCTGTTTTTGATTATATGCGTTCTAAAAACGGAAACATTGTAGCAGTTGTAGACAAGAAAAAAGAATCGGTTATAAATTATATTAAACAAAATCAGAGAGGCGTTGCATTTGCTTCGTTAACTGAAACTGGAGGTATAGATGTTGCCAATTTGAAAAGTCTGTTAATGCCAAACCGCATGAATTATGTAGTTATGGAAACAGGAAATACAGCAATGGTTAAAACTACTATTAAAGCTTTAATTGATTCTCAAAAAACGTGTCAGGTGCAGCTGGTAATTCTTGAGCCAAACAGTACACTGGATACAGATGAAATTAGTTTTGATAACTTAGTGAAATTAAAATTGATGTATCCGTCTGTAACTCGCGAAAGCGACGAGCAGGGAGTTTTAATTTATGAAAAACAATACCGCCTGAAAAATAAAGCAAATCCAACTACTTATGCAACAAGAGGTTTTGATGTTACTTTCGATACGATGATGCGTTTGGTACAGGGAAAGACTTTTCAGGAAACGGCAGATTTAATGACTACACAGCAAGTAGATAATAAATTTCAATATTATAGAAAAGAAGATGGCGGACACGCTAATAAAGGTGTTTACATCTTATACTATGACAGTGACTTAACTTTAAAAGTAGCAAATTAA
- a CDS encoding OsmC family protein: MTSKVTYLGDLRTKSIHVQSGSEIISDAPLDNNGKGEAFSPTDTVANALASCMMTIMGIKARDLEVDFVGSTAEVTKIMNAEPRRIGAIEIVFEMQGVADQKNKTILERAAMTCPVFLSLSSEIEKNITFNWK; encoded by the coding sequence ATGACATCAAAAGTAACCTATTTAGGAGATTTAAGAACAAAATCAATTCATGTGCAGTCGGGAAGCGAAATCATTTCTGACGCACCATTAGATAATAACGGAAAAGGCGAGGCTTTTTCTCCAACAGATACAGTTGCAAACGCTCTGGCTAGCTGTATGATGACTATTATGGGAATTAAAGCACGTGATTTAGAGGTTGATTTTGTTGGCTCAACAGCCGAAGTAACAAAAATCATGAATGCAGAACCAAGAAGAATCGGCGCAATAGAAATTGTATTTGAAATGCAGGGTGTTGCTGATCAAAAGAATAAAACTATTCTGGAGCGTGCAGCAATGACTTGTCCGGTATTTCTAAGTTTGAGCAGTGAAATCGAAAAGAATATTACTTTTAACTGGAAGTAA
- a CDS encoding lytic transglycosylase yields MRELLTISLVFILSFNKITAQDSIIEHKIQKGETAYFIAQKYKVSIDEIYKLNPESQSGIKDNQIIKIPVHNSPNIIKEQQQTHIVAPKETLFGLSKQYHVSVEAIQNANQQILASGLQIGQELIIPQNSEHSSKQETSVSSKTTHQVLAKESLFSIARQYNVSVQDLENLNKEILQNGLQIGQTIVIPNKRKTLDGRVRVINQETVFHVVEPKETKFSIAKKYGISIDQLESQNPEIVNGLVVGNKLAINTRAIQPANESEELMLALAEKQVVVEKTKAKTVEIDDLKDRLIVQKEMNQKIIKINDLKVNLNDMNGSKENSVEKLRLVLEANKNVQDILMAKLDSLVNSMNNDLKELKKMDILNVDESKRLEKKSSEGINKTNELSSQLKKELAENRKAYAGLMNKVERIAVEENQEYKKKIRESEKSNNSASLQQRLSLEEIKRYKIEQEQGDAQNQLLIAKIDSLDIQKKIEVKRHISKAAYYSMEARKFDDKLALVKLKKYQDEAVKKQNKNNTAESAKTISLEEMKQELKDNPLRTDKTVKVEVYDNLKEVSNGYYLVLGIFTDAVERDKFIMKLIDSGNFNASFFFNINSLSYYVYSDKFENMEEVLYQCKKKEEDELYKEVIIAKVEIDLR; encoded by the coding sequence ATGAGAGAACTTTTAACAATTTCTCTTGTCTTTATTTTGTCTTTTAACAAAATAACTGCGCAAGATTCAATTATTGAGCACAAGATTCAAAAAGGAGAAACTGCTTATTTTATTGCCCAAAAGTATAAGGTTTCTATAGATGAGATTTACAAACTCAACCCCGAATCGCAAAGTGGAATCAAGGATAATCAGATTATAAAGATTCCAGTTCACAACTCCCCAAACATTATTAAAGAGCAGCAGCAAACACATATTGTTGCGCCCAAAGAAACGCTCTTCGGCTTATCCAAACAATATCATGTTTCTGTAGAAGCCATTCAAAATGCCAATCAACAAATTCTTGCCAGCGGACTTCAAATCGGTCAAGAATTAATAATTCCTCAAAATTCAGAACATTCATCTAAGCAAGAAACTTCTGTTTCATCTAAAACCACTCATCAGGTCTTGGCTAAAGAATCTTTGTTTAGCATTGCGAGACAGTACAATGTTTCGGTTCAGGATTTAGAAAACTTAAATAAAGAAATACTTCAAAACGGACTGCAGATTGGTCAGACGATTGTCATTCCAAACAAAAGAAAAACTTTAGACGGAAGAGTTCGTGTCATTAATCAAGAAACTGTTTTTCATGTGGTTGAGCCAAAAGAAACAAAGTTTTCTATTGCAAAGAAATACGGAATATCAATCGATCAGCTTGAATCTCAAAACCCAGAAATTGTAAACGGATTGGTAGTTGGCAACAAATTGGCCATCAATACAAGAGCAATACAACCAGCAAATGAAAGTGAAGAACTAATGCTGGCATTGGCAGAAAAGCAGGTTGTGGTTGAAAAAACAAAAGCAAAAACAGTTGAGATCGATGATTTAAAAGATCGTCTTATTGTTCAGAAAGAGATGAATCAGAAAATTATAAAGATTAATGATCTGAAAGTCAATCTGAATGACATGAACGGTTCCAAAGAAAATTCAGTAGAAAAACTTCGTTTGGTTTTAGAAGCCAATAAAAATGTTCAGGATATTTTAATGGCCAAATTAGATTCGTTGGTCAATTCTATGAATAATGATTTGAAAGAATTGAAGAAAATGGATATTTTAAATGTTGATGAATCTAAAAGGTTGGAAAAAAAATCATCTGAAGGAATCAATAAAACCAATGAATTATCTTCTCAATTAAAGAAAGAACTGGCAGAAAACAGAAAAGCTTATGCCGGTTTAATGAATAAAGTAGAACGAATTGCCGTTGAGGAAAATCAGGAGTATAAGAAGAAAATCCGCGAAAGCGAAAAAAGTAACAACTCAGCTTCATTACAGCAGCGTTTGTCGTTAGAAGAAATTAAACGTTATAAAATAGAGCAGGAGCAGGGCGATGCGCAAAATCAGCTTTTGATTGCAAAAATTGACTCACTTGATATTCAGAAAAAAATCGAAGTAAAAAGACACATAAGCAAAGCTGCTTATTATAGTATGGAAGCTAGAAAATTTGATGACAAGCTGGCTTTGGTTAAACTGAAAAAGTATCAGGACGAAGCGGTTAAAAAACAGAACAAAAATAATACTGCCGAAAGTGCGAAAACAATTTCATTGGAAGAAATGAAACAAGAATTGAAAGACAATCCGTTACGAACTGATAAAACAGTAAAAGTGGAAGTTTATGATAATCTTAAAGAAGTTTCGAATGGGTATTACTTAGTTTTGGGTATATTTACAGACGCAGTTGAACGTGATAAGTTTATTATGAAACTCATTGATTCTGGCAATTTTAACGCTAGTTTCTTCTTTAATATTAACAGCCTTTCGTACTATGTTTACAGTGATAAGTTCGAAAACATGGAAGAAGTGCTTTATCAATGCAAGAAAAAAGAAGAAGATGAGTTATATAAAGAAGTCATTATTGCCAAAGTAGAAATTGATTTGAGGTAA
- the guaA gene encoding glutamine-hydrolyzing GMP synthase → MQHNVLILDFGSQYTQLIARRVRELNIFCEIFPYNHIPSDLSSYKAVILGGSPFSVRGEDAPHPDLSQIRGKLPMLAVCYGAQYLAHFSGGEVAASNTREYGRANLSYIKEGETFFDGVSENSQVWMSHSDSIKSLPSNAVKLASTHDVEFAAYKIEGETTYAIQYHPEVYHSTDGSKMLENFLVKIAEVPQNFTPNAFVEEMVAELKEKLGNDKVVLGLSGGVDSTVAAVLLNQAIGKNLYCIFVNNGLLRKNEFQNVLDQYKGMGLNVKGVDSGDRFLSELAGISDPETKRKTIGRVFIEVFDDESHLIEDVKWLAQGTIYPDVIESVSVKGPSATIKSHHNVGGLPDYMKLKIVEPLRMLFKDEVRRVGATLGIDPELLGRHPFPGPGLSIRILGDITPEKVQILQDVDSVFIEGLKSWGLYDKVWQAGAILLPVNSVGVMGDERTYEKVVALRAVESTDGMTADWVHLPYDFLMKVSNDIINKVKGVNRVVYDISSKPPATIEWE, encoded by the coding sequence ATGCAACACAACGTACTTATTTTAGATTTCGGATCGCAATATACTCAGCTTATTGCGCGTAGAGTTCGCGAATTAAATATATTCTGCGAAATTTTTCCTTACAATCACATTCCAAGTGATTTATCAAGTTATAAAGCCGTAATTTTAGGAGGAAGCCCTTTCTCTGTTAGAGGAGAAGATGCGCCACATCCTGATTTATCGCAAATTAGAGGTAAACTTCCAATGCTTGCCGTTTGTTATGGAGCGCAGTACTTAGCGCACTTCAGCGGTGGGGAAGTTGCAGCTTCAAATACCAGAGAATATGGTAGAGCAAACTTGTCTTATATTAAAGAAGGTGAAACTTTCTTTGACGGAGTTTCAGAAAACAGCCAAGTTTGGATGAGCCATAGTGATAGTATTAAATCACTTCCTTCAAACGCTGTAAAATTAGCAAGTACGCATGATGTAGAATTTGCAGCTTACAAAATTGAAGGCGAAACTACTTATGCAATTCAATACCATCCAGAGGTTTACCATTCAACAGATGGATCAAAAATGCTGGAGAACTTTTTAGTTAAAATTGCCGAAGTTCCTCAAAATTTTACACCAAATGCTTTCGTAGAAGAAATGGTGGCAGAATTAAAAGAGAAATTAGGAAATGATAAAGTTGTTTTAGGATTATCAGGCGGTGTAGATTCTACTGTTGCTGCGGTTTTATTGAATCAGGCAATTGGTAAAAACCTTTACTGTATTTTCGTAAACAACGGTCTTTTACGTAAAAACGAATTCCAAAATGTATTAGATCAATACAAAGGAATGGGATTAAACGTAAAAGGTGTAGATTCTGGAGATCGTTTTCTTTCTGAATTAGCAGGAATTAGTGATCCTGAAACTAAACGTAAAACTATTGGACGTGTTTTCATCGAAGTTTTTGATGATGAATCTCATTTAATTGAAGACGTAAAATGGTTAGCACAAGGAACTATTTACCCAGACGTTATCGAGTCTGTTTCTGTAAAAGGACCATCTGCAACTATTAAATCACACCATAATGTTGGTGGATTGCCAGATTACATGAAATTAAAAATTGTAGAACCACTTAGAATGTTGTTTAAAGACGAAGTTCGTAGAGTTGGAGCTACTTTAGGAATAGATCCAGAATTATTAGGAAGACACCCTTTCCCAGGACCAGGATTATCAATTAGAATTTTAGGAGATATTACTCCAGAGAAAGTGCAAATTTTACAAGATGTTGATTCTGTTTTTATCGAAGGATTAAAATCTTGGGGATTGTACGACAAAGTTTGGCAGGCTGGAGCAATTTTGCTTCCGGTAAACAGTGTTGGAGTTATGGGCGATGAGCGTACTTACGAAAAAGTAGTAGCGTTGAGAGCAGTAGAATCAACAGATGGTATGACTGCTGACTGGGTTCACCTACCGTATGATTTCTTGATGAAAGTATCAAACGATATTATCAATAAGGTAAAAGGTGTGAATCGTGTAGTTTATGATATTAGTTCAAAACCACCTGCAACAATTGAGTGGGAATAA
- a CDS encoding DUF3472 domain-containing protein, translating into MKNLLNLILAFSLVSFSCADHNETNTENNVLENPKMEISLPLAGNAFSSKHLDENNTITDNGIENWKNADETFTVYFRIFKPGTFQISVEESVEVYGKSELEFSINNQTKKVTFNTSKKALKIGNWKINQEGYVALKIRGISKTGDRFPSINRLKISSADYDGKISYVPNNEGNFYHWGRRGPSVHLNYPVPENINAEWFYNEITVPQNEDKIGSYFMANGFGEGYFGIQVNSATERRVLFSVWSPFTTDDPNSIPESHKIKMLKKGENVHTGEFGNEGSGGQSYLKYNWKAGTTYKFLLKGSPNGNNTTTYTAYFFAPELNKWMLIASFNRPETNTYLKRFHSFLENFIPEQGDLSRKVLFNNQWICDEKGNWAEINTARFTNDNTGAKEYRMDFSGGTESDSFYLKNGGFFNNYTTPKTNFTRPMTNKKPEINFNNLQ; encoded by the coding sequence ATGAAAAATTTACTCAACCTGATTTTAGCTTTTTCACTTGTATCTTTTTCTTGTGCTGATCACAATGAAACGAATACTGAAAATAATGTTCTCGAAAATCCAAAAATGGAGATTTCTTTACCATTAGCAGGAAATGCATTCAGTTCTAAACATTTAGACGAAAACAATACGATAACAGACAATGGCATCGAGAACTGGAAAAATGCTGATGAAACCTTTACGGTATATTTCAGAATTTTTAAACCTGGAACTTTCCAGATTTCTGTAGAAGAATCTGTAGAAGTTTACGGAAAATCAGAGCTTGAATTTTCAATTAATAATCAAACAAAAAAAGTTACATTCAATACTTCAAAAAAAGCTCTTAAAATAGGAAACTGGAAGATTAATCAGGAAGGTTATGTGGCTCTGAAAATAAGGGGAATTAGTAAAACTGGTGATCGTTTTCCATCTATCAATCGATTAAAAATTTCCAGCGCTGATTACGACGGAAAAATTTCTTATGTTCCAAATAACGAAGGGAATTTTTATCATTGGGGACGACGCGGTCCATCCGTCCACTTAAATTATCCTGTTCCAGAAAACATAAATGCCGAATGGTTTTACAACGAAATTACCGTTCCTCAAAACGAAGACAAAATTGGTTCTTATTTTATGGCAAATGGTTTTGGCGAAGGCTATTTCGGAATTCAGGTCAACTCAGCCACCGAAAGAAGAGTTTTATTTTCGGTTTGGAGTCCCTTTACTACAGATGATCCCAACAGCATTCCTGAATCTCATAAAATCAAAATGCTTAAGAAAGGCGAAAATGTACATACAGGAGAATTTGGAAATGAAGGTTCTGGAGGTCAGAGCTATTTAAAGTATAACTGGAAAGCAGGCACAACTTATAAATTCCTGCTTAAAGGATCTCCAAACGGAAACAATACCACAACTTATACAGCGTACTTTTTTGCTCCAGAATTAAATAAATGGATGCTGATTGCAAGTTTTAACCGTCCAGAAACCAATACTTATTTAAAAAGATTTCATTCTTTTTTAGAAAATTTCATTCCAGAACAAGGCGATTTATCACGTAAAGTTTTGTTTAACAATCAATGGATTTGTGATGAAAAAGGAAACTGGGCAGAAATTAATACCGCTAGATTTACCAATGACAATACTGGTGCAAAAGAATACCGAATGGATTTTTCTGGCGGAACAGAAAGCGATTCTTTCTATTTAAAAAATGGAGGCTTTTTTAATAATTATACCACACCAAAAACTAACTTTACAAGACCTATGACCAATAAAAAACCTGAAATAAATTTTAATAACTTACAATAG
- a CDS encoding Gfo/Idh/MocA family protein, producing the protein MLWGTFATAQMIKTKTPSRAKGQTDVLRLTAPAIPTVRVAFIGLGMRGPGAVERMTHIPGVEIVALCDMTQENTSKANEILTKAGFPKAQEFYGDENAWRKVTALPNVDLVYVATDWLHHAVIGVQAMKDGKHVAIEVPGALTMKEIWELIDTSEKTRKHCMQLENCVYDFFELTTLNMAQQGLFGEILHAEGSYIHGLQPFWGEYWNNWRMDYNIKHRGDVYATHGMGPACQALNIHRGDKMNFLVSMDTKAVGNPAYIKEKSGKEIKDFRNGDHTMTMIRTENGKTIQIQHDVTSPRPYSRMYQLSGTKGFANKYPLEGYALDGKELGDDVKPNHEKLSAHSFVPADVKKALMEKYKHPIAKGIEEQAKKVGGHGGMDFIMDYRLIYCLQKGLPLDMDVYDLAEWSCLGPLTEISLDNNSAPVEIPDFTRGGWNKLKKLEFSE; encoded by the coding sequence ATGTTGTGGGGAACATTTGCAACGGCTCAAATGATAAAAACAAAAACTCCTTCACGTGCTAAAGGTCAAACCGATGTCTTACGTTTGACAGCACCAGCGATTCCAACTGTTCGTGTTGCTTTTATAGGTCTTGGAATGCGCGGTCCTGGAGCAGTAGAACGCATGACACATATTCCGGGTGTTGAAATTGTAGCGCTATGTGATATGACTCAAGAAAATACTTCTAAAGCAAATGAGATTTTAACCAAAGCTGGATTTCCAAAAGCACAAGAATTTTACGGAGACGAAAATGCTTGGAGAAAAGTAACCGCTCTACCCAATGTAGATTTAGTATATGTAGCGACAGACTGGCTTCATCATGCTGTTATTGGAGTTCAGGCAATGAAAGATGGAAAACACGTTGCTATTGAAGTTCCGGGTGCATTGACTATGAAAGAAATTTGGGAACTGATTGATACTTCTGAAAAAACGAGAAAACATTGTATGCAGCTTGAAAATTGCGTTTATGATTTCTTCGAACTAACTACTTTAAATATGGCACAACAAGGTTTGTTTGGAGAAATTCTTCATGCTGAAGGTTCTTACATTCATGGTTTACAGCCATTTTGGGGAGAATATTGGAACAACTGGAGAATGGATTACAACATCAAACACAGAGGCGATGTATATGCAACACACGGAATGGGGCCGGCCTGTCAGGCGCTGAATATCCACCGTGGTGACAAAATGAATTTCTTGGTTTCTATGGACACAAAAGCTGTTGGAAATCCTGCTTATATCAAAGAAAAATCAGGAAAAGAAATTAAAGATTTTAGAAACGGAGATCATACCATGACCATGATTCGTACTGAAAATGGAAAAACAATTCAGATTCAGCATGATGTAACTTCTCCTCGCCCATACAGCAGAATGTACCAATTAAGCGGTACAAAAGGTTTTGCCAATAAATATCCGTTAGAAGGTTATGCTTTGGACGGAAAAGAATTAGGGGATGACGTTAAACCAAATCATGAAAAATTAAGCGCACATTCCTTTGTTCCTGCTGACGTTAAAAAAGCGTTGATGGAAAAATACAAACATCCAATCGCAAAAGGAATCGAAGAGCAGGCTAAAAAAGTTGGCGGCCACGGCGGTATGGATTTCATCATGGATTACAGATTAATTTACTGCTTACAAAAAGGACTTCCGTTAGACATGGATGTTTATGATTTAGCAGAATGGTCTTGTCTTGGTCCGTTAACCGAAATTTCATTAGATAATAATTCTGCTCCAGTTGAAATACCAGATTTCACACGCGGCGGATGGAATAAATTGAAAAAATTGGAGTTTTCAGAATAA